In a single window of the Jiangella alba genome:
- the rapZ gene encoding RNase adapter RapZ yields MNDQGRPEASEKLDLLLVTGMSGAGKTAATAALDDIGWFVVDNLPPSLLMDLVTTVTQRTDLRRVAVVADVRGGVFFGELRGALDRLTEQGYRPTVLFLEAGDEALVRRFESARRPHPLQGGGRILEAIEREREELASLRVAADVVIDTSLLNPHELAGRVRSAFSAPEITGLRAIVISFGFKYGLPVDADLVADMRFLPNPHWVPHLRPQNGTDAEVSDYVLAQPAAEDFLDHYSELVAMVAPGYLHEGKRFVTIGIGCTGGKHRSVAMSEALAQRLRKQGIETLVVHRDLGRE; encoded by the coding sequence CGTCCCGAGGCCTCGGAGAAGCTCGACCTCCTCCTCGTCACCGGCATGTCCGGGGCCGGGAAGACCGCCGCCACGGCAGCGCTCGACGACATCGGCTGGTTCGTCGTCGACAACCTGCCGCCGTCGCTTCTCATGGACCTCGTCACCACCGTCACCCAGCGCACCGACCTGCGCCGCGTCGCCGTCGTCGCCGACGTCCGCGGCGGCGTGTTCTTCGGCGAGCTGCGCGGCGCCCTCGACCGCCTCACCGAGCAGGGCTATCGCCCGACGGTGCTGTTCCTCGAGGCCGGCGACGAAGCGCTGGTCCGCCGGTTCGAGTCGGCGCGCCGCCCGCACCCGCTGCAGGGCGGCGGGCGCATCCTCGAGGCCATCGAGCGCGAGCGCGAAGAGCTGGCGTCGTTGCGGGTCGCCGCCGACGTCGTCATCGACACCTCGCTGCTCAACCCGCACGAGCTGGCCGGCCGGGTGCGCTCGGCGTTCTCGGCGCCCGAGATCACCGGGCTGCGGGCCATCGTCATCTCGTTCGGATTCAAGTACGGTCTGCCGGTGGACGCCGATCTCGTCGCCGACATGCGGTTCCTGCCGAACCCGCACTGGGTGCCGCACCTGCGGCCGCAGAACGGCACCGACGCCGAGGTCAGCGACTACGTGCTGGCACAGCCGGCCGCCGAGGACTTCCTCGACCACTACAGCGAGCTGGTCGCCATGGTGGCGCCCGGCTACCTGCACGAGGGCAAGCGGTTCGTCACCATCGGCATCGGCTGTACCGGCGGCAAGCACCGCAGCGTCGCGATGAGCGAGGCGCTCGCGCAGCGGCTGCGCAAACAGGGCATCGAGACCCTCGTGGTCCATCGCGATCTCGGACGGGAATGA
- a CDS encoding gluconeogenesis factor YvcK family protein, which yields MTGTLSSTTGDVARGRLAGPKVTALGGGHGLAASLAALRRMAGRLTAIVTVADDGGSSGRLREELGVLPPGDLRMALAALCGDDDWGRTWARVLQHRFLSGGELHNHAAGNLLIVALWELLGGHVEGLDWVGRLLGAQGRVLPMALVPLTIEALVGRPAAEPGAPREVFTVSGQHEVATTDGDIVAVCLVPDNPPACPEALEAIADADWVVLGPGSWFSSVVPHLLVPEIRDALVTTSARRAVTLNLSEEGGETTGFTPEMHLEVLGAYAPDLRLDLVIAERRSCTDEKLLRRIAGEMGAELVVADVAKGDGTAQHDPVRLGRTYAQTLGSSGIGPWH from the coding sequence ATGACCGGAACACTCTCCAGCACGACGGGCGACGTCGCCCGCGGCCGGCTCGCCGGCCCGAAGGTGACCGCCCTGGGCGGCGGACACGGACTGGCGGCGTCGCTCGCGGCGCTGCGCCGCATGGCGGGCCGCCTGACGGCCATCGTCACCGTCGCCGACGACGGCGGCTCCAGTGGCCGGCTGCGTGAGGAGCTGGGCGTGCTGCCGCCCGGCGACCTCCGCATGGCGCTGGCCGCCCTCTGCGGCGACGACGACTGGGGGCGCACGTGGGCGCGGGTGCTGCAGCACCGGTTCCTCAGCGGGGGAGAGCTGCACAACCACGCCGCCGGCAACCTGCTCATCGTCGCCCTGTGGGAGCTGCTCGGCGGCCACGTCGAGGGCCTCGACTGGGTCGGCCGGCTGCTCGGCGCCCAGGGCCGGGTGCTGCCGATGGCGCTCGTCCCGCTGACCATCGAGGCGCTGGTCGGCCGCCCGGCGGCGGAGCCCGGCGCGCCGCGTGAGGTCTTCACCGTCAGCGGCCAGCACGAGGTGGCCACCACCGACGGCGACATCGTCGCCGTCTGCCTCGTCCCGGACAACCCGCCGGCCTGCCCCGAGGCGCTCGAGGCCATCGCCGACGCCGACTGGGTGGTGCTCGGCCCCGGCTCCTGGTTCAGCAGCGTCGTGCCGCACCTGCTGGTCCCGGAGATCCGCGACGCGCTCGTGACGACGTCCGCGCGCCGGGCCGTCACGCTGAACCTGTCCGAGGAGGGCGGCGAGACCACCGGCTTCACCCCGGAGATGCACCTGGAGGTGCTCGGGGCGTACGCGCCGGACCTGCGCCTCGACCTCGTCATCGCCGAACGGCGCTCCTGCACCGACGAGAAGCTGCTGCGCCGCATCGCCGGCGAGATGGGCGCCGAACTCGTCGTCGCCGACGTCGCGAAGGGCGACGGCACCGCCCAGCACGACCCCGTCCGGCTGGGCCGCACCTACGCCCAGACGCTCGGCAGCAGCGGCATCGGCCCCTGGCACTGA
- the whiA gene encoding DNA-binding protein WhiA yields the protein MAMTASVKDELARLEVTRTCCRKAEVSSLLRFAGGLHIVSGKIVIEAELDTGVAARRLRRDIAEVFGHDSDLAMVAAGGLRKGSRYVVRVVRDGERLARQTGLIDASGRPVRGLPPQVVNGADHDAEAAWRGAFLAHGSLTEPGRSSALEVTCPGPEAALALVGSARRLDISAKARDVRGTDRVVVRDGDAIGALLTRLGAHDSVLAWEERRMRREVRATANRLANFDDANLRRSARAAVAAGARVERALEILGEDVPDHLRQAGLLRLENKQASLEELGQLSDPPMTKDAVAGRIRRLLAMADRKAADDGVPDTEASLTPDMLAP from the coding sequence ATGGCGATGACAGCATCCGTGAAGGACGAGCTGGCTCGCCTCGAGGTGACAAGGACGTGCTGCCGTAAGGCTGAGGTGTCGTCGCTGCTGCGCTTTGCCGGTGGCCTGCACATCGTCAGTGGGAAGATCGTCATCGAGGCCGAGTTGGATACGGGGGTCGCGGCCCGCAGGCTGCGACGTGACATAGCGGAGGTGTTCGGCCACGACAGCGACCTCGCGATGGTCGCGGCCGGTGGGCTGCGCAAGGGCAGCCGCTACGTCGTGCGCGTGGTGCGCGACGGCGAGCGGCTGGCGCGGCAGACAGGGTTGATCGACGCCAGCGGGCGGCCGGTCCGCGGGCTGCCGCCGCAGGTGGTGAACGGGGCCGACCACGACGCCGAGGCGGCGTGGCGGGGCGCGTTCCTCGCCCACGGGTCCTTGACGGAGCCCGGCCGCAGCTCGGCGCTGGAGGTGACCTGCCCGGGGCCCGAGGCGGCGCTGGCGCTGGTCGGTTCGGCCCGGCGGCTGGACATCTCGGCGAAGGCGCGCGACGTCCGGGGCACCGACCGCGTGGTGGTCCGCGACGGCGACGCCATCGGCGCGCTGCTGACCCGGCTGGGCGCGCACGACAGCGTGCTGGCCTGGGAAGAGCGGCGCATGCGCCGCGAGGTGCGGGCCACGGCGAACCGGCTGGCCAACTTCGACGACGCCAACCTGCGCCGGTCGGCCCGGGCGGCCGTCGCGGCGGGGGCGCGGGTCGAGCGGGCGCTGGAGATCCTCGGCGAGGACGTCCCCGACCACCTGCGCCAGGCCGGGCTGCTGCGGCTGGAGAACAAGCAGGCCAGCCTCGAGGAGCTGGGCCAGCTGTCCGACCCGCCCATGACGAAGGACGCGGTGGCCGGGCGCATCCGCCGGCTGCTCGCCATGGCCGACCGCAAGGCCGCCGACGACGGCGTCCCCGACACCGAGGCCAGCCTCACGCCGGACATGCTCGCTCCGTGA
- a CDS encoding flotillin family protein, with translation MNQTTITVIGLIVLLVLIVLLITSRYKVAGPNEAYIVTGRRGKAVRNPETGIISTDLSGQRVVMGGGTFVIPFVQKLHILDLSSRRLSVQIRGAVSGQGVKLNVEGVAIVKVGGNEDQIRAAAQRFLTQQEEVETFTQEVLAGALRSIVGGLSVEQIIRDRAAFAQRVADESENSLTGQGLVLDTFQIQDITDDGSYLSDLGRPEAARIGQEAAIAEANARQAAEQARILAEEEIAVAQRGLALRQAEIKAETDAASARAAASGPLAQADQDQAILAEQEKVAVRQAALTERQLDTQVRKPADAERYRVEQEAEGKRNSDIAEAEARKAAAIAAAEGRAEEARLVGESEKARRAALAEAEAIEGAKRGEAEKARRLAEAEAVRAEGDAEASSILARGHAEAEAMDKRAEAFAHYNEAAVLQMLVEVLPTIAREVSAPIGAIDKLTVVSSDGVSSLPRQVTDNVVQTLEMLKNATGLDLDELIKSAASGAVGRLNGSSASSDGVDGVTVPQP, from the coding sequence TTGAATCAGACGACCATCACCGTCATCGGCCTCATCGTCCTCCTGGTCCTGATCGTCCTGCTCATCACCAGCCGCTACAAGGTGGCCGGCCCGAACGAGGCGTACATCGTCACCGGACGGCGCGGCAAGGCCGTCCGCAACCCGGAGACCGGCATCATCTCGACCGACCTGTCCGGCCAGCGTGTCGTGATGGGCGGCGGGACGTTCGTCATCCCGTTCGTGCAGAAGCTGCACATCCTCGACCTCTCCAGCCGGCGGCTGTCGGTGCAGATCCGCGGCGCCGTGTCCGGCCAGGGCGTCAAGCTCAACGTCGAGGGCGTCGCGATCGTCAAGGTCGGCGGCAACGAGGACCAGATCCGGGCCGCCGCGCAGCGCTTCCTCACCCAGCAGGAAGAGGTCGAGACGTTCACGCAGGAGGTGCTGGCCGGCGCGCTGCGCTCCATCGTCGGCGGCCTCTCCGTCGAGCAGATCATCCGCGACCGCGCCGCGTTCGCCCAGCGTGTGGCCGACGAGTCGGAGAACTCGCTGACCGGCCAGGGCCTCGTCCTCGACACCTTCCAGATCCAGGACATCACCGACGACGGCAGCTACCTGTCCGACCTCGGCCGGCCCGAGGCCGCCCGCATCGGGCAGGAGGCGGCCATCGCCGAGGCCAACGCCCGGCAGGCCGCCGAGCAGGCCCGCATCCTGGCCGAGGAGGAGATCGCAGTCGCGCAGCGCGGGCTGGCGCTGCGGCAGGCCGAGATCAAGGCCGAGACCGACGCCGCCTCGGCGCGGGCGGCCGCGTCCGGCCCGCTCGCCCAGGCCGACCAGGACCAGGCGATCCTCGCCGAGCAGGAGAAGGTGGCCGTCCGCCAGGCGGCGCTGACCGAGCGGCAGCTGGACACCCAGGTGCGCAAGCCCGCCGACGCCGAGCGGTACCGCGTCGAGCAGGAGGCCGAGGGCAAGCGGAACTCCGACATCGCCGAGGCCGAGGCGCGCAAGGCCGCGGCCATCGCCGCCGCCGAGGGCCGCGCCGAGGAGGCCCGGCTGGTCGGTGAGTCGGAGAAGGCTCGCCGCGCCGCGCTGGCCGAGGCCGAGGCGATCGAGGGCGCCAAGCGCGGTGAGGCCGAGAAGGCCCGCCGGCTCGCCGAGGCCGAAGCCGTCCGCGCCGAGGGTGACGCCGAGGCGTCGTCGATCCTCGCCCGCGGCCACGCCGAGGCTGAGGCCATGGACAAGCGGGCCGAGGCGTTCGCGCACTACAACGAGGCGGCCGTGCTCCAGATGCTGGTGGAGGTGCTGCCGACGATCGCCCGCGAGGTGTCCGCCCCGATCGGCGCGATCGACAAGCTGACGGTGGTGTCGTCCGACGGCGTCAGCTCGCTGCCGCGTCAGGTCACCGACAACGTCGTCCAGACGCTGGAGATGCTGAAGAACGCGACCGGCCTGGACCTCGACGAGCTGATCAAGAGCGCCGCGTCGGGCGCGGTGGGCCGCCTCAACGGCTCGTCCGCCTCGTCCGACGGGGTCGACGGCGTCACCGTGCCGCAGCCCTGA
- the gap gene encoding type I glyceraldehyde-3-phosphate dehydrogenase — protein sequence MTVRVGINGFGRIGRNFARAVFAQGGGDIEIVGANDLTDTKTLAHLLKYDSILGTLADVSHEGDTITAGGQSFKVLSERDPAQLPWKELGADIVLESTGFFTDATKAKAHIDGGAQKVIISAPAKNEDVTLVLGANEDTYDPAAHSIISNASCTTNCLAPLAKVINDAFGIERGLMTTVHAYTADQNLQDGPHKDLRRARAAALNIVPTSTGAAKAIGLVLPELKGKLDGFALRVPTPTGSATDLTVTLSREVTVDEVNAAYKAAAEGPLAGYLRYTEDEIVSSDIVTDPASCIFDSGLTRVIGDQVKVVGWYDNEWGYSNRLVDLVRFVGASL from the coding sequence ATGACCGTTCGTGTAGGCATCAACGGCTTCGGCCGCATCGGGCGCAACTTCGCTCGCGCGGTGTTCGCGCAGGGCGGCGGCGACATCGAGATCGTCGGCGCCAACGACCTCACCGACACCAAGACCCTCGCTCACCTGCTGAAGTACGACTCCATCCTCGGCACGCTCGCCGACGTCAGCCACGAGGGCGACACCATCACCGCCGGCGGCCAGTCGTTCAAGGTGCTCAGCGAGCGCGACCCCGCGCAGCTGCCCTGGAAGGAGCTCGGCGCCGACATCGTGCTCGAGTCCACCGGGTTCTTCACCGACGCCACCAAGGCGAAGGCGCACATCGACGGCGGCGCGCAGAAGGTCATCATCTCCGCCCCGGCGAAGAACGAGGACGTCACGCTGGTCCTGGGCGCCAACGAGGACACCTACGACCCCGCCGCGCACTCCATCATCTCCAACGCGTCGTGCACCACGAACTGCCTCGCGCCGCTGGCGAAGGTCATCAACGACGCGTTCGGCATCGAGCGCGGCCTCATGACGACGGTGCACGCCTACACCGCCGACCAGAACCTGCAGGACGGCCCGCACAAGGACCTCCGCCGGGCCCGCGCCGCCGCGCTGAACATCGTCCCCACCAGCACCGGTGCGGCCAAGGCCATCGGCCTGGTGCTGCCGGAGCTGAAGGGCAAGCTCGACGGCTTCGCGCTGCGGGTGCCGACGCCCACCGGCTCGGCCACCGACCTCACCGTCACGCTGTCGCGCGAGGTCACCGTCGACGAGGTGAACGCCGCGTACAAGGCGGCCGCCGAGGGCCCGCTGGCCGGGTACCTGCGCTACACCGAGGACGAGATCGTCTCGTCCGACATCGTCACCGACCCCGCGTCGTGCATCTTCGACTCCGGCCTGACCCGCGTCATCGGCGACCAGGTCAAGGTCGTGGGCTGGTACGACAACGAGTGGGGCTACTCCAACCGGCTGGTGGACCTCGTCCGCTTCGTCGGCGCCTCGCTCTGA
- a CDS encoding phosphoglycerate kinase produces MRGIDELGDLRGQRVLLRSDLNVPVEGVAGASVITDDGRVRASVPTIQKLREAGARVVVMAHLGRPKGTPDAQYSLAPVAKRLGELLGTEVAFATDTVGESARKTVAALADGEVALLENLRFDARETSKDDAERGAFAAELAELGDVFVSDGFGVVHRKQASVYDLAQALPHAAGLLVQAEVQAFAKVLVDPERPYVVVLGGSKVSDKLGVIDNLLEKVDRLLIGGGMAFTFLKAQGYEVGGSLLEDDQLGTVREYLARAQERGVELVLPVDVVVAADISADAATSVVPASAIPADQKGLDIGPATIELFRGKLADAKTVVWNGPMGVFELTPFAEGTRQVAVAVSEVTGTSVVGGGDSAAAVRQLGLDEGAFTHISTGGGASLELLEGKELPGLTVLES; encoded by the coding sequence ATGAGGGGAATCGACGAGCTGGGGGACCTGCGCGGTCAGCGGGTCCTCCTCCGCTCCGACCTCAACGTGCCGGTAGAAGGGGTTGCCGGGGCGTCCGTGATCACTGACGACGGCCGGGTGCGCGCGTCGGTGCCGACCATCCAGAAGCTGCGCGAGGCCGGCGCCCGGGTCGTCGTCATGGCGCACCTGGGCCGGCCGAAGGGCACGCCCGACGCGCAGTACTCGCTCGCGCCGGTGGCGAAGCGGCTGGGTGAGCTGCTCGGCACCGAGGTCGCGTTCGCCACCGACACCGTCGGCGAGAGCGCGCGGAAGACCGTCGCGGCACTGGCCGACGGCGAGGTGGCGCTGCTCGAGAACCTGCGCTTCGACGCCCGCGAGACCAGCAAGGACGACGCCGAGCGCGGCGCCTTCGCGGCCGAGCTGGCCGAGCTGGGCGACGTGTTCGTGTCCGACGGCTTCGGCGTCGTGCACCGCAAGCAGGCCAGCGTCTACGATCTCGCCCAGGCGCTGCCGCACGCGGCCGGCCTGCTGGTCCAGGCCGAGGTGCAGGCGTTCGCGAAGGTCCTCGTCGACCCCGAGCGCCCGTACGTCGTCGTGCTCGGCGGCTCGAAGGTCTCCGACAAGCTGGGCGTCATCGACAACCTGCTCGAGAAGGTCGACCGCCTGCTCATCGGCGGCGGCATGGCGTTCACGTTCCTCAAGGCCCAGGGCTACGAGGTGGGCGGCTCGCTGCTCGAGGACGACCAGCTCGGCACCGTCCGCGAGTACCTGGCGCGGGCGCAGGAGCGCGGCGTCGAACTGGTGCTGCCGGTCGACGTCGTCGTCGCGGCCGACATCAGCGCCGACGCCGCCACGTCCGTGGTGCCCGCGTCGGCCATCCCGGCCGACCAGAAGGGCCTCGACATCGGCCCGGCCACCATCGAGCTGTTCCGCGGCAAGCTGGCCGACGCGAAGACGGTGGTCTGGAACGGCCCCATGGGCGTGTTCGAGCTGACCCCGTTCGCCGAGGGCACTCGCCAGGTCGCCGTCGCGGTCTCCGAGGTCACCGGCACCAGCGTCGTCGGCGGCGGCGACTCCGCGGCCGCCGTGCGGCAGCTCGGCCTCGACGAGGGCGCGTTCACGCACATCTCGACCGGCGGCGGCGCCTCGCTCGAGCTGCTCGAGGGCAAGGAACTGCCCGGCCTCACCGTCTTGGAGTCCTGA
- the tpiA gene encoding triose-phosphate isomerase: MATKTRRPLMAGNWKMNLNHLEAIALVQKLAFSLNDDDLEKVEVAVLPPFTDLRSVQTLIDADRYNIAYGAQDLSQHASGAYTGDISGAMLAKLGCTYVTVGHSERREYHGETDQLVAAKIKAAYQHELTPILCVGEPLEVRQEGRHVEHTLAQLDGALEGLGAEQAATIVVAYEPVWAIGTGEVATPDDAQELAAAIRERLAKLYSAELAAGVRILYGGSVKAANVKPIMEQPDVDGALVGGASINADEFALIARYHRNP; this comes from the coding sequence ATGGCGACGAAGACCCGCCGGCCGCTCATGGCCGGCAACTGGAAGATGAACCTCAACCACCTCGAGGCCATCGCGCTGGTGCAGAAGCTCGCCTTCTCGCTCAACGACGACGACCTCGAGAAGGTCGAGGTGGCGGTGCTGCCGCCGTTCACCGACCTGCGGTCGGTGCAGACGCTGATCGACGCCGATCGCTACAACATCGCCTACGGCGCGCAGGACCTCTCCCAGCACGCCTCCGGCGCCTACACCGGCGACATCTCCGGCGCCATGCTGGCGAAGCTGGGCTGCACGTACGTCACCGTCGGCCACTCCGAGCGGCGCGAGTACCACGGCGAGACCGACCAGCTGGTGGCGGCGAAGATCAAGGCGGCCTACCAGCACGAGCTGACGCCCATCCTGTGCGTCGGCGAGCCGCTGGAGGTCCGTCAGGAGGGCCGGCACGTCGAGCACACGCTGGCGCAGCTCGACGGCGCGCTCGAGGGCCTGGGCGCGGAGCAGGCGGCGACCATCGTCGTCGCGTACGAGCCCGTGTGGGCCATCGGCACCGGCGAGGTCGCCACGCCCGACGACGCGCAGGAACTGGCGGCGGCCATCCGCGAGCGGCTGGCGAAGCTGTACAGCGCCGAGCTCGCGGCGGGCGTCCGCATCCTCTACGGCGGCTCGGTGAAGGCGGCGAACGTCAAGCCGATCATGGAGCAGCCCGACGTCGACGGCGCGCTGGTCGGCGGCGCGAGCATCAACGCCGACGAGTTCGCGCTGATCGCCCGGTATCACCGCAACCCCTGA
- the secG gene encoding preprotein translocase subunit SecG, with the protein MELAFSILLVATSALLILLVLMHKGKGGGLSDMFGGGVSSSLGGSSVAERNLDRLTVALGLVWAAAIIALGLLNAS; encoded by the coding sequence GTGGAACTGGCATTCTCGATTCTGCTGGTCGCGACCAGCGCGTTGCTGATCCTGCTGGTGCTCATGCACAAGGGCAAGGGCGGCGGGCTGTCCGACATGTTCGGTGGCGGCGTGTCCTCCTCGCTGGGCGGGTCCTCGGTGGCCGAGCGCAACCTCGACCGCCTCACCGTCGCGCTCGGCCTGGTCTGGGCCGCTGCCATCATCGCGCTCGGCCTGCTGAACGCCAGCTAG
- a CDS encoding RNA polymerase-binding protein RbpA — protein MVGGNAIRGSRVGAGPMGEAERGDSAPRRKVTYYCEHGHESSPSFAAEAAIPESWDCIRCGLPASQDREHPPAAPRTEPYKTHLAYVKERRSDEDGAAILEEALQALRKRRSL, from the coding sequence GTGGTCGGAGGCAACGCGATCCGTGGCAGCCGGGTGGGCGCCGGCCCCATGGGCGAGGCAGAACGCGGCGATTCCGCACCACGCCGCAAGGTGACGTACTACTGCGAGCACGGGCACGAGAGCTCGCCCAGCTTCGCCGCCGAGGCCGCCATCCCCGAGTCGTGGGACTGCATCCGCTGCGGGCTGCCGGCCAGCCAGGACCGCGAGCACCCGCCGGCCGCGCCGCGCACCGAGCCGTACAAGACGCACCTCGCGTACGTGAAAGAGCGGCGCAGCGACGAAGACGGCGCCGCCATCCTCGAAGAGGCCCTGCAGGCGCTGCGCAAGCGCCGCTCGCTCTAA
- a CDS encoding helix-turn-helix transcriptional regulator, which yields MRAERLVQVVLLLQTHGRLTAGELARRLEVSTRTVQRDLDALSAAGFPVYADRGRAGGWSLAADYRTRLTGLSPAETAALFVASTAHVLADLGLDAAAGTAEAKLLATVPAHAREQADLARERVLVDHADWMEAREPSPWLAVLRRAVWDDTRVRLRYGSAPGAVDVEPLGLVAKKRSWYLVARKDDDYRTYRVRRIAHAEPTGERFRRPPGFDLAAHWHDSSERYFAGLRRYPVRLRVRGHASSRLRWARNAVMESVTDGADGWQEVAMTFESAHETRAYLLGLAGDVVVLEPRELRDDVRRAARAFLEQNEG from the coding sequence ATGCGCGCCGAACGCCTCGTCCAGGTCGTCCTGCTGCTGCAGACGCACGGCCGGCTGACGGCGGGCGAGCTGGCCCGGCGGCTGGAGGTGTCGACGCGCACGGTGCAGCGCGACCTCGACGCGCTGAGCGCGGCGGGCTTCCCCGTCTACGCCGACCGCGGCCGGGCCGGCGGCTGGTCACTGGCCGCCGACTACCGCACCCGGCTGACGGGCCTCTCCCCCGCCGAGACCGCCGCCCTGTTCGTCGCGTCGACGGCGCACGTGCTGGCCGACCTCGGGCTCGACGCCGCCGCGGGCACGGCCGAGGCGAAGCTGCTCGCGACGGTGCCGGCGCATGCCCGCGAGCAGGCCGACCTCGCCCGCGAACGGGTGCTGGTCGACCACGCCGACTGGATGGAGGCGCGCGAGCCGTCGCCGTGGCTGGCGGTGCTGCGCCGGGCGGTGTGGGACGACACCCGGGTGCGGCTGCGCTACGGCAGCGCGCCCGGCGCCGTCGACGTCGAGCCGCTGGGGCTGGTGGCGAAGAAGCGGTCCTGGTACCTCGTCGCCCGCAAGGACGACGACTACCGCACCTACCGGGTCAGGCGCATCGCCCACGCGGAGCCCACGGGCGAGCGGTTCCGTCGTCCGCCCGGCTTCGACCTCGCCGCGCACTGGCACGACAGCAGCGAGCGCTACTTCGCCGGGCTGCGCCGCTACCCGGTCCGGCTGCGCGTGCGCGGCCACGCCTCCAGCCGGCTGCGGTGGGCCCGCAACGCCGTGATGGAGTCCGTGACCGACGGCGCGGACGGCTGGCAGGAGGTGGCCATGACGTTCGAGTCGGCGCACGAGACGCGCGCCTACCTGCTCGGGCTGGCCGGCGACGTGGTGGTGCTGGAACCACGTGAGCTGCGCGACGACGTGCGTCGCGCAGCCCGGGCGTTCCTGGAGCAGAACGAGGGTTAG
- a CDS encoding DinB family protein, translated as MWSADLLDQLEFYWNVHFRPRLGGLTDDEYLWEPAAGAWSLRPGPGGALDLESVQPEPPLPPVTTIAWRAMHVGRDVLGKRARAFFDPGAADADMYSALHWPAPLPGTADGALALLDEAYELWRSGVAALDDETMLRPLGPRGGPYADDSMAKLVLHVNREVMAHGAEICLLRDLYRARADQRDPVVAAALRGDAGAVAAALGDGAGDGASAVVVRPSLAAEAAGLHHWDVVRVLAAAGAPVDGALHYAAGAGALDVVKLLVERGADVSEQDDRHQLDPAGWADFFHHPDVAAYLRG; from the coding sequence ATGTGGAGTGCCGATCTGCTCGACCAGCTCGAGTTCTACTGGAACGTCCATTTCCGGCCGCGGCTGGGCGGCCTGACCGACGACGAGTACCTCTGGGAACCGGCGGCGGGCGCGTGGAGCCTGCGGCCCGGCCCGGGCGGCGCGCTGGACCTCGAGTCCGTCCAGCCCGAGCCGCCGCTGCCGCCCGTCACGACCATCGCCTGGCGCGCCATGCACGTCGGCCGCGACGTGCTCGGCAAGCGGGCGCGGGCGTTCTTCGACCCCGGCGCCGCCGACGCCGACATGTACTCCGCGCTGCACTGGCCGGCGCCGCTGCCGGGGACCGCGGACGGGGCGCTGGCGCTGCTGGACGAGGCGTACGAGCTGTGGCGGTCCGGGGTCGCGGCCCTGGACGACGAGACGATGCTGCGGCCGCTGGGGCCGCGCGGCGGGCCGTACGCGGACGACTCGATGGCCAAGCTCGTGCTGCACGTGAACCGGGAGGTCATGGCGCACGGCGCGGAGATCTGCCTGCTGCGCGACCTGTACCGGGCGCGCGCGGACCAGCGCGACCCCGTCGTCGCCGCGGCCCTGCGGGGCGACGCGGGCGCCGTGGCGGCTGCGCTGGGGGACGGTGCCGGCGACGGCGCCAGCGCCGTCGTCGTCCGGCCGTCGCTGGCCGCCGAGGCCGCGGGGCTGCACCACTGGGACGTGGTGCGGGTGCTGGCCGCGGCGGGCGCGCCGGTGGACGGTGCGCTGCACTACGCGGCCGGCGCGGGCGCGCTGGACGTGGTGAAGCTGCTGGTGGAGCGTGGCGCGGACGTGTCGGAGCAGGACGACCGGCATCAGCTGGACCCGGCCGGCTGGGCCGACTTCTTCCACCACCCCGACGTCGCGGCCTACCTCCGCGGCTGA
- the pgl gene encoding 6-phosphogluconolactonase has product MTTPTIVIHRDADVLVQAVAARLITRLVDAQATHGDASVVLTGGTAGIATLRAVAASPACSAVDWSALSIWWGDERFLPSGDPDRNETQARAALLDHVPVDPARVFAMPPASGDLTPEDAAAAYADVLAGQTEKRLHVGAPAFDVLLLGVGPDGHVASLFPEHPALHDDRPVVGVRGAPKPPPERVSLSLPVIRSADEVWLVVAGADKAPAVRLALGGSGPVQIPAAGAQGQRATRWLLDRAAAAELPPGLGRPASP; this is encoded by the coding sequence ATGACCACACCCACGATCGTGATCCACCGCGACGCCGACGTGCTCGTCCAGGCGGTGGCGGCGCGGCTCATCACTCGCCTGGTCGACGCCCAGGCCACGCACGGCGACGCGTCCGTCGTCCTCACCGGCGGGACGGCGGGCATCGCGACGCTGCGCGCCGTCGCCGCGTCGCCCGCCTGCTCGGCCGTCGACTGGTCCGCGCTGTCCATCTGGTGGGGCGACGAGCGGTTCCTGCCGTCCGGCGACCCGGACCGCAACGAGACCCAGGCGCGCGCCGCCCTGCTCGACCACGTGCCGGTCGACCCGGCGCGGGTGTTCGCGATGCCGCCGGCGTCGGGTGACCTGACGCCGGAGGACGCGGCGGCCGCGTACGCCGACGTGCTGGCCGGCCAGACAGAGAAGCGGCTGCACGTGGGCGCCCCGGCGTTCGACGTCCTGCTGCTCGGCGTCGGGCCCGACGGCCACGTCGCGTCGCTGTTCCCGGAGCACCCCGCCCTGCACGACGACCGTCCCGTGGTCGGCGTCCGCGGCGCGCCGAAGCCGCCGCCGGAGCGGGTCAGCCTCAGCCTGCCGGTCATCCGATCGGCGGACGAGGTGTGGCTCGTGGTGGCGGGCGCGGACAAGGCGCCGGCGGTGCGGCTGGCGCTGGGCGGGTCCGGGCCGGTCCAGATCCCGGCGGCCGGCGCCCAGGGCCAGCGGGCGACGCGGTGGCTGCTGGACCGCGCCGCGGCGGCCGAGCTCCCACCCGGCCTCGGCCGTCCCGCCTCGCCGTAG